The DNA window TCTGTAGTAATCAATgaattttaattagaatatgCGTGGTCCAACACGCAATTGGCTGGTCTGTTAAGCAACTAAACCTGCACGAATTATAAGAGCTTCATTGTTCATACTTAATATGTCTAAAATGAAAAGGAAGGCCACCGATTTTTTTTCAACGATTTTATCATATCTATAAAAGTTTCGGTTTTGGCCGAACGGATTTgtgtagtattttttaaagtaatgtttatttttcagAGAAGCAAGTCTGATGACCTCACCATCGATGTCAAGGTCGTCTTCGAGGACAAAGGCTCCAACCCATCCCTGCAGCAAGTGTTCAACCTGGAGGCACCCTCGAGCTTCGATGGCAGCGTCAGTTTTCTGCTAAAACTGCTACACGCGCTGGGAACTGTTATTGACGTGGTCTGCAATGGGCTGGGAAAGCTTGTTGTCAGAAGTAAGTTAACCATCATCATCATGTGAGTCCATAAGCATCATGTTTTCATGGGAATTGCACATCCGGAACTATGTGCGACACTTTGAAAGGCTCTTGTCTTGAAACCGTGCTTTGGGACATTGTGCCCTTGCCTTGGAGCGCTGTCCCCTCGCCTCTGGACGCTGCCTCCCGCCTCGGGACGGTCCTCACCTCGGCACGTCACGACACAACATACCTAATGTATGCACCCCCTAAAAATCTTCCTGAAAACTGCAAAATATAAGGTCATTTGGGGCAAGGGAACAGTTTCTCTTATCCCATCTTTTTTCCCAGTTTCTTCTTACCCCATCTAACCTTAGTATATGAATGCCATATAAACCAAAGTAGAACTGGTGTTCTTTGCCGTGtggtcacaatttttttatactacgtcggtggcaaacaagcatacggcttgcctgatggtaagcagactccgtaacttatggacgcctgcaactccagaggagctacatgcgcgtttccgaccctaacatttcgcaccctcgttgagctctggcaaccttactcaccggcaggaacacaacactatgagtagggtctagtgttatttggctgcggttttcagtaaggtggaggtacttccccagtttggttctgctctagatctggaatgtgctgtgctgtaccctaccacacaacgcgagatgatattcacagtcactaatatttcaatttcattttccAGTCGTCGGCTTACTCATCCACTACATCGTCGCCATCTTGGGCAGAGGTCGTAACAGCAGGAGCTTCGTCTGCCAGAAGGCGTACTTCGACAGCTTCGGCATAACCGTAAAGAGTTCGGACTGGGCTGACCTGGTGACTGGCTTTAAACTTGGCAGCTGCAAGCAGGATCTTGATGCTATAGTGGCTGCTCAGAAGGGGAAGGGTAAGTTCGAACATGATTTTTCTATTTGTTTAGAAGACTCGAAGTGGTAGACGTTTCTGACACCAAAACCGTCAGACTCAACCGCCTCCTAGCTTAGCCTATGAAGCAGGAGTCCCTGGGAAGTGGAAGAAACACAAGAAGGACACAGGCATCACATAACATTAAACAAATACACACACTATTTATTCGACATTTGGAACTACGTAGCACGCTTTCCAAGGCCCTTGTCTGGAAACCTGGTTTTAGGACATTGTGCGCTTGActcctatattataaaaaaaatatgtcacgtACGGTATGGATCAAGCAAAACACAATAATAGAACGTTAATTCATTGGTTTTCCAGGCagcggtgccgtcatatagcAGACGTACTACAGCGGTAGAATGACGTCACTAGAACGTTGTCTATATAAACAAAATGGCGCAGTTTCTTAGAGAGCGGCGATTGAAGGAACATTCTTTTTGCGTCctatatgacggcaccgctaTCCTAAGAAACCAGAGCTTTAGAGCTACATGATTTTACTTCCATTTATGAGTTTCGgaaaaatcattaaaatcagTCTCCATAGATTGATAAACACCAGAAGGGTTAGGTAACtaatccaaaaaaaatttttttatcagACAACGCTGTAATCAGAGTGATTCTGGACTGCACCAGCTCTCTGGTCTCCATCATCCTCAAAGGCCCCAAGATCACGGAGAGCGATTTCACGGACGTGTTCAGCTATTCTTTCACCATTTTCGCTGCATTCGCCAACAGCTGCAAGCCGGACCTGGGGAAGAAGATATGCGAGCGCCTCGTGCCCATCTGCAGCTCGATTTTGGAGAAGAATAATTATCCGGGTAAGTTAATGTTACATTAGGTTTTTTGGGGATGCTTCCACGAATTGTTTGGCTCTGTGTTACTTCTTTCCGCCATCCCTCTACGCGACAGCATTttcatcttcaccacttagatggttggcagtcctcaactgtgcgttgcTCCAAAAACTTCCCGCCTCGCACAGCTACACTGTCGAATGaacggtatttccggaccgatacgaccttcaaaccttcaagaaaagagcgtactcccatctcaaaggccaACGCTCTTGCCACCACATTATCATAAAACTTTATGCGAATAaattgttttacagtacataattgtgctactttatcgcactagtgcgcacATTACGCACccatgtcgaaaatttaaatgtatatgtacagtcagctgcagttGACCTCTCGGCAAACAAATTTATATACAGGGGgtcacttttctctgcagctttTTTTACTGTCGTAAAACTTTGTCGATACAcgtgtgtcgatttaaaacactattcggtcgtgttttaatttatcgctattCGCTGTGAATTTCTTACTTTTTGTACTTGTATCTTAATGCACTTTTTAGTTCTTATGCTCTGAAATAGGGTTATTGTTGTTCTCGAAAGTGCACAGAAAgtaatacgtttctgcactagagcattttactttccaagtccgattttttatctatttttgacGATAGTCAactgaaatttaaatttaaatggatttgtcatacaatttccattctgatatttaactccccattccatagaGACCGATACTATGATCTAAAGAGTTAAttgaaatgctataaaaatatatacttagtcatgttattaataaacacatgtattttactttcctgaaattaaaatgaaatgtttaactcgggtaaaatgCATTATTTCAGTCTCGGACCATTGGCGCTCTAACTGCGTTCGAGGATCAAAATACCTCGACACAAATGAGtgtctttcatcccttggttaacaatttactggTAATCGCctgtatttatttgttacaaCTGTTATTTATTCCACAGCGCTCACTGCCCACCAGCCGAACATCGTGAAGAAGATCGCGGTGTGCAACAATGTGAAGGTCGCCTGGGTCGCCAAAACTACTGTCGTCGAACACTGAACCTAAACCTACAGTACCTACCCGTCTTAAGTTAACATTGTAGTCGGTGCGGAAaaagaagagtcgtagaatgggGTTAGTTTCGGATTATTGTTTCGTCGGATTCTTGTTTCGTCGGATTCGTGTTTCGTCGGATTCTTGTTTCGTCGGATTCTTATTTCGTCGGATTCTCGTTTTGTAGGATTCTTGTTTCGTCGGATTTTTGCTTTGTCGGAAATattaatatgcaataaaatCAGTTAGATAAAAAAAGCGTgtggttatattttattaaagtacGAATTATTACTTTATTGTTGTTGCACAATAGGACATAACTACAATTACCTAGAAATCGGTTCGATTCATATTTTCAATagcgtaattttatttaataaatacagaCAAAGCCACGATATTTCCATAGTTTTGTTTGATTTTCTATGACCGAAAAATTCCGGCGATACAAGAATCATACGAAACGAGAATCTTACGAAACAAGAATCCAACGAAACAAGGATCCGGCGAATCGAAACCTAATCGTGGAATGTAAGGGAACCAATACATTCTATGACTCTTCGCTTTCCGCACTagcgtcatattttcatataaagtaATAGACAATAATGATATTGCCGCACTTTGTCATTGTAAATGCCGCAAAGTTACCTTGGTTCGACTAGTTCAGTGTAATCAAAGTAAAGAGTAGTAAGATAAACATTTGAGCAattttgtttgttgattttagCGCGATTAGCGCATTACGTAACTAtgacgaaaatttaaagggccatgtttattttaaaacgttgtacgatacacgtgcgaataggtaattcgcaactcgtgtcgatttaaaacacacccttcggtcgtgttataatttatcgccactcgttgagaatttcctattttctgcacttttatcgtaaataactattattgcaccaataacaatacattttacatgtaaaattacaaCTTACAACTTTGCTTATAACTTTgtttactgtaaaatattattaaaactataataaaaatagtaaactaCAAATGTGCTTAGAAATGCAAAAATAGTTACTGAGTTTAGTTCTTATTCTTACCGATATTTTTGCTAGAGTAAAACATTCCCGTCATGTAAAATATCTTCCTACTTGGAACTTACATTataataccatggttgcaataaataagTATGAATTTGAATCATCACTAGTGTctttgtgagctgtagacctcgcgaacctCCAtcgctccgccattttgaaaaaaaaaactaaaaattgatttaaaaaaatcatcgaaACTGCTCACAATATTTCACGACCATCGGATGAAATTACAGGTCACAATCTCATCCGATGATCCGAGAAGacaacatccggacatacgaaagtatACTGGCCCAAgaaatggagaccttcgctTTTGCTCGGTCGGTTAAGAAACATCGATTAAGCTCACATAATGGTTGACTAAgttaacataacattttatactTTGAATGTGCTTTATAGATACATTAcaccaattttaatttatttcataatgtaCTAATTAATTTGTGAATCAGTTTTAGTTTTCCaatagaaaatacctattttttttatactacgtcggtggcaaacaagcatacggcctgcctgatggtaagcagtatccgtagcctatgttcgcctgcaattccagaggagttacatgcgcgttgccgaccctaacccccttccaccctggttgagctctggcaactttactcgccggcaggaacacaacactatgagtagggtctagtgttatttggatgcggttttctgtaaggtggaggtacttccccagttgggctctgctctagatctggaatgacatccgctgtgctgtgccctaccacacagagcgagatgatattcacaatgcccatacctctcataaaacctaacctaacctgtaCCTAACGTGTATTTTGTCCAGTAAATAAACGGCTtctttaaaatatatagttttttattttaaaaacgttCCTTAAAATAAACACGAAGAatgaatatgaaaaaaatatatgaataagtaataaaaaagttttgttaTATAGATACTATACATGATACATAAGCTAAGTACAATACTAAATCACATAAAACATCTAAACATGCACAaagtcaaaaacaatataaacaatGCTTCTTAATTACATACACTGCCTATGTATCAATTTCGATactcataaattaaattattatatgttaCGAAACATCGTacaaatcagtaaaaaaaagaaactgccagttacaataaataggtaatttatcatattatcatatttctctgcataaataacaaaaataaataaatgtttgggtACAATCTAACAcggatcaacctagccccacaCTTAGCAATtaaagtacagtcaaccaatttgattcctaggcccctatagaaccatgtcataatgacttctacgacagtgcttattgagtgatgcgtgtcaagtatctagtagttaaagcgacaaggttctatagtggcctaggattctaattggttgactgtacttacACCGTGCTCAAGAGGAACCCCCAAAGATTTTAACTGTGTATTATTCCTGatcatttttaaaaactaaaatttccttttaatttttctggaATTTGCCTAGTTTCGgagtaaatacaaataaaaaaaaatacatttttatatttttactgtaagTAAACTAAAGCTGTAAAACGTCTTTTTGGGGTCGATGTTGCTACTATACGGCCTAGTGTAAATATGCGCCGGTTTCAACCAAAGGGTAACTTATTTTTGGTTGTCATAAAATCAACTTTATCGATAACCAACAACGTGGTACCTTTTAGTTCAGAACGTCACAATACCTTAATTGTCAGATACTTACTTatgaaaaagtgacaagtaacattCTGCAAAAACTAGACTACGAAAAATTGTCCCAATTCTTCAATTAAGTGATAGTTTTCCATTAACATATCGCGCCACTAATCACGCCATTTCCCGTAGGGGTAGCCAGacaccacggatttccacttgctacgatcctgccATACCTCTTTCACTTCTTTCCaataacatttactttttatatacaaatacatttaaaaaatctaaataagaaacaaacactttttttttgacGATATAGACCTAAActcatatcatatttttaacttctattggtctcagaaatgcgtggtaaAAATCGTTCGGATCCCTCGTGAGACCTCGTATATTAAGACTTGCCATTAATTACCATAaactactctgacaagagtatacaCCCATACttgtatacacggtgtaacatgaggaaaccgaaagattttaacattgtgttcctgatcacatttagagactaaaatgtcatataaacttttctgaaTTTCActtagtttcagagttaatagcaattaaaaaataacgtCTTTTTACTCAGTGAAATACGATGGTATTGATGGCATTATGGGGAGTagtctaaatattattattgataaaaatgataaatgtcaaaaagtgacaaatacCCTTTGCATAAACTAGGTTTAAACAAATtcgtaaaaattaattttcaggGAAAGTTCtaccattaactttttatgtacaaatacattcaaaatttgaaaaaaaaaaccaaaaaaattttttttttgtcgttattacttaaactcatataatatttttttctttatttggcctcagaagtgcgtgtTTAAAATCCTTCGGTTTCCTCGTGTGACACCGTGTATATAAGCAtgcattttgtaaaaaaagggACATCtataacctataaacctagtagAGGCCAAAATTTTCTTGGGCAAATTGGGGCGGTGGTTGAGGGAGAGGGGTCATGACCCTCGTTCCGGGTCATTCCTGATGCAGAGGCTGACTATCGCGATTCAGCGTGGTAACACGGCGAGCGTGATAGGCACCTTTGCGTCTGGGAGGGCTCGGGACGAGTTGTTTGattagtttttgtatttgtgtctttctgtttgtttagttttatttctatttagtttatagtccattttaatgttttattttagagtaattaaaaatgtaataatttttaaataataaaaaaaaaccttca is part of the Cydia pomonella isolate Wapato2018A chromosome 27, ilCydPomo1, whole genome shotgun sequence genome and encodes:
- the LOC133532801 gene encoding uncharacterized protein LOC133532801 — protein: MTDVINLCVKVTICLGGILDLIVTGLGSILTRMVAVIYKIGCCVYGWGDRSICTKEYNSQVGVNGDASEYKDIINLYRLQNCKTDVITIINKYTGGKDISKQTDVISIILQKILIIVDIINSGHITKQHFTICFVEMISIFGCVINSYSKGSGTTIVQKVIPVCGPHFVKQGCPDIREEKTRIVTVVTVGNNARIDWNDIQTRSKSDDLTIDVKVVFEDKGSNPSLQQVFNLEAPSSFDGSVSFLLKLLHALGTVIDVVCNGLGKLVVRIVGLLIHYIVAILGRGRNSRSFVCQKAYFDSFGITVKSSDWADLVTGFKLGSCKQDLDAIVAAQKGKDNAVIRVILDCTSSLVSIILKGPKITESDFTDVFSYSFTIFAAFANSCKPDLGKKICERLVPICSSILEKNNYPALTAHQPNIVKKIAVCNNVKVAWVAKTTVVEH